In Neorhizobium sp. NCHU2750, a single genomic region encodes these proteins:
- a CDS encoding prolyl oligopeptidase family serine peptidase, with protein MTVAAKSLLVILLHGVGSNGADLAPLGESWKARLPNAVFVSPNAPDRSSFGAGYQWFSVAGVTEDNRAARITAARPAFDAVISEIIETNGFEGQLDRVVLVGFSQGTIMSLDAIASGRWPVAAIIGFSGRLASEHPLKPATATKVLLVHGTSDPVIPSWETEKAETELKAAGLTVETVIEPGLGHTISMAGAERAADFLEGIARD; from the coding sequence ATGACCGTCGCTGCAAAATCCCTTCTCGTCATCCTGCTCCATGGTGTCGGCTCGAATGGTGCCGACCTTGCGCCGCTTGGCGAGAGCTGGAAGGCCAGGCTGCCGAATGCCGTATTCGTCTCGCCGAACGCACCGGACCGGTCGAGCTTCGGCGCGGGCTATCAATGGTTCAGCGTGGCCGGCGTGACGGAAGACAACCGCGCTGCCCGCATCACGGCGGCGAGGCCCGCCTTCGACGCGGTGATTTCCGAGATCATCGAGACGAACGGTTTTGAAGGCCAGCTCGACCGTGTGGTTCTCGTCGGCTTTTCTCAAGGCACGATCATGTCGCTCGATGCGATTGCCAGCGGCCGCTGGCCGGTTGCCGCCATCATCGGTTTTTCAGGGCGGCTTGCCAGCGAACATCCGCTGAAGCCGGCCACGGCGACGAAGGTGCTTCTGGTGCACGGCACCTCCGACCCGGTCATCCCGTCCTGGGAAACGGAAAAGGCGGAAACCGAGCTGAAGGCTGCCGGCCTTACGGTGGAAACCGTCATCGAGCCCGGCCTCGGCCACACGATCTCGATGGCCGGCGCCGAACGCGCTGCCGATTTCCTCGAAGGCATTGCCCGCGATTGA
- a CDS encoding branched-chain amino acid aminotransferase, which yields MAVDTSPRSTTWTYVDGEWVEGNPKLIGPTSHAMWLASSVFDGARWFDGIAPDLDLHCQRVNRSAVNMGMKPTMKAEEIEALAWEGIKKFDGKTAIYIKPMYWAEHGAPYSVVAPDADSTRFALCLFEAPMGTAKPSSLTVSPFRRPSPEVAMTMAKAGSLYPNSGRMIIEAHSRGFDNALARDMNGNVAETASSNIFMVKDGVVMTPIANGTFLAGITRARIIGLLREAGFEVREVTLTVEDFDNADEIFTSGNYSKIAPVTKFEERSLQEGPVARKALELYMDWARSGGRGDA from the coding sequence ATGGCCGTCGATACATCCCCCCGTTCCACCACCTGGACCTATGTGGATGGAGAATGGGTGGAGGGCAATCCGAAGCTGATCGGCCCCACCTCGCATGCGATGTGGCTTGCCTCCTCCGTGTTCGATGGCGCCCGCTGGTTCGATGGCATCGCGCCGGATCTCGACCTGCATTGCCAGCGCGTCAACCGCTCCGCCGTCAACATGGGCATGAAGCCGACGATGAAGGCCGAGGAAATCGAGGCGCTTGCCTGGGAGGGCATCAAGAAGTTCGACGGCAAGACGGCGATCTACATCAAGCCGATGTACTGGGCCGAGCATGGCGCCCCCTACAGCGTGGTCGCACCCGACGCGGACTCCACCCGTTTCGCGCTCTGCCTGTTCGAGGCACCGATGGGAACTGCCAAGCCATCCTCGCTCACGGTCTCGCCCTTCCGCCGTCCCAGCCCGGAAGTCGCCATGACCATGGCCAAGGCCGGCAGCCTCTATCCCAATAGCGGCCGCATGATCATCGAGGCCCATTCGCGCGGCTTCGACAATGCGCTCGCCCGCGACATGAACGGCAATGTCGCCGAAACCGCGTCCTCCAACATCTTCATGGTCAAGGACGGCGTGGTCATGACGCCGATCGCCAACGGCACCTTCCTTGCCGGCATCACCCGCGCGCGCATCATCGGCCTGCTCCGCGAGGCCGGTTTCGAGGTTCGCGAAGTCACCCTCACGGTCGAGGATTTCGACAATGCCGACGAGATCTTCACCTCCGGCAACTATTCCAAGATTGCGCCGGTGACGAAGTTCGAGGAACGCTCGCTGCAGGAAGGCCCGGTCGCCCGCAAGGCTCTGGAACTCTACATGGACTGGGCGCGTTCGGGCGGCCGCGGCGACGCCTGA